A genomic segment from Fundulus heteroclitus isolate FHET01 chromosome 6, MU-UCD_Fhet_4.1, whole genome shotgun sequence encodes:
- the cplx4c gene encoding complexin-4: protein MAFLMNQMLGSKLKGFSDGGGEGDSKAGADGKETAESKGMSREEFEEYQKQLVEEKIQRDKDFATKKAGRANLRVALRDKYRLPDSAQDSAMLQMAGDDVDLPEELAKMVDEDEEEEETDDSLLNKLQNMDLDTLKTKAQSTVTELRQTAEEKCVLM, encoded by the exons ATGGCATTTCTCATGAATCAAATGTTGGGGAGTAAGTTAAAGGGTTTTTCTGATGGAGGTGGCGAAGGTGACAGCAAAGCTGGAGCAGATGGTAAAGAAACGGCAGAGTCCAAAGGCATGTCTAGAGAGGAGTTTGAGGAATACCAGAAGCAGCTGGTGGAAgaaaa gaTTCAGCGAGACAAGGACTTTGCAACGAAGAAGGCTGGGAGGGCAAACCTGAGAGTCGCACTCAGAGATAAATACCGTCTACCGGAT AGTGCTCAAGACAGCGCAATGCTTCAGATGGCTGGAGATGACGTTGACCTGCCAGAGGAGCTTGCCAAAATGGTGGAtgaagatgaggaggaagaggagaccgACGACTCACTCCTCAACAAGCTTCAAAACATGGACTTGGACACGCTGAAGACCAAGGCCCAGAGCACAGTGACTGAGCTGAGGCAGACTGCTGAGGAGAAATGTGTCCTCATGTGA
- the LOC118563466 gene encoding tubulin alpha-1B chain-like: MRECISVHVGQAGVQIGNACWELYCLEHGIQPDGQMPSDATIGGGDDSFNTFFSETGAGKHVPRAVFVDLEPTVIDEVRTGTYRQLFHPEQLITGKEDAANNYARGHYTIGKEIIDPVLDRIRKLADQCTGLQGFLVFHSFGGGTGSGFTSLLMERLSVDYGKKSKLEFAVYPAPQVSTAVVEPYNAILTTHTTLEHSDCAFMVDNEAIYDICRRNLDIGRPTYTNLNRLISQIVSSITASLRFDGALNVDLTEFQTNLVPYPRIHFPLATYAPVISAEKAYHEQLTVAEITSACFDSANQMVKCDPRHGKYMACCLLYRGDVVPKDVNAAIAAIKTKRSIQFVDWCPTGFKVGINYQPPTVVPGGDLAKVQRAVCMLSNTTAIAEAWARLDHKFDLMYAKRAFVHWYVGEGMEEGEFSEAREDMAALEKDYEEVGVDSIEGEDEEGEEY, translated from the exons ATG cgTGAGTGCATCTCCGTCCACGTGGGCCAGGCCGGCGTCCAGATCGGGAACGCCTGCTGGGAACTCTACTGCCTTGAACACGGGATCCAGCCGGACGGCCAGATGCCGAGCGACGCGACCATCGGAGGAGGAGACGACTCGTTCAACACCTTCTTCAGTGAGACCGGGGCGGGGAAGCACGTCCCCAGAGCCGTCTTTGTGGACCTGGAGCCCACCGTCATCG ATGAAGTGCGCACCGGCACCTACAGGCAGCTGTTCCACCCCGAGCAGCTGATCACCGGGAAGGAGGACGCCGCTAACAACTACGCCCGGGGACACTACACCATCGGGAAGGAGATCATCGACCCGGTTCTGGACAGGATCCGCAAACTG GCGGACCAGTGCACCGGGCTTCAGGGCTTCCTGGTCTTCCACAGCTTCGGTGGAGGAACCGGCTCCGGTTTCACCTCCCTGCTGATGGAGCGCCTGTCCGTGGACTACGGCAAGAAGTCCAAGCTGGAGTTCGCCGTCTACCCGGCGCCTCAGGTGTCTACGGCCGTGGTGGAGCCCTACAACGCCATCCTCACCACCCACACCACCCTGGAGCACTCGGACTGCGCCTTCATGGTGGACAACGAGGCCATCTACGACATCTGCCGCAGGAACCTGGACATCGGCCGTCCCACCTACACCAACCTGAACAGGCTGATCAGCCAGATCGTGTCCTCCATCACCGCGTCTCTGCGCTTCGACGGCGCTCTGAACGTGGACCTGACGGAGTTCCAGACCAACCTGGTGCCGTACCCCCGCATCCACTTCCCCCTGGCCACCTACGCCCCGGTCATCTCCGCCGAGAAGGCGTACCACGAGCAGCTGACCGTGGCCGAGATCACCAGCGCCTGCTTCGATTCGGCCAACCAGATGGTGAAGTGCGACCCTCGCCACGGCAAGTACATGGCGTGCTGCCTGCTGTACCGCGGCGACGTGGTGCCCAAAGACGTCAACGCCGCCATCGCCGCCATCAAGACCAAGCGCAGCATCCAGTTCGTGGACTGGTGTCCCACCGGCTTCAAGGTGGGCATCAACTACCAGCCTCCCACCGTGGTTCCTGGAGGAGACCTGGCCAAGGTGCAGAGGGCCGTGTGCATGCTCAGCAACACCACGGCCATCGCCGAGGCCTGGGCCCGGCTCGACCACAAGTTTGACCTCATGTACGCCAAGAGGGCCTTCGTCCACTGGTACGTGGGCGAGGGCATGGAGGAGGGGGAGTTCTCCGAGGCCCGCGAAGACATGGCCGCCCTGGAGAAGGACTACGAGGAGGTGGGAGTCGACTCCATCGAGGGAGAAgatgaggagggggaggagtaCTAG